The proteins below are encoded in one region of Nitrospira sp.:
- a CDS encoding CDP-diacylglycerol--glycerol-3-phosphate 3-phosphatidyltransferase: MNLPNSLTALRILMIPVFVGLLVYDQPDRALIVLVLAGITDALDGAIARVTNQRTPLGEVLDPLADKLLLVAGFVTLSVLHMVPSWVAIVVVSRDLILIIGTMVARLTDSPLDIKPTILGKGTTALQLLYLVLVLLVASGGYDIAYLNPLLFLMVLVTLSSGFHYLYRGFLRGGTREA; the protein is encoded by the coding sequence ATGAACCTTCCGAATAGTCTGACAGCGTTACGAATCCTCATGATTCCGGTCTTCGTGGGTCTTCTCGTGTATGATCAGCCGGACCGTGCGTTGATCGTGCTCGTTCTCGCGGGCATCACAGATGCCTTGGACGGCGCCATCGCTCGCGTCACCAACCAACGGACCCCGCTTGGAGAAGTGCTCGACCCACTCGCCGACAAGTTGCTGCTGGTCGCGGGCTTTGTCACCCTGTCCGTGTTGCACATGGTTCCGTCGTGGGTGGCCATCGTGGTGGTGAGCCGGGACCTGATCCTCATCATCGGAACCATGGTTGCGCGCCTGACCGATTCTCCCCTGGACATTAAGCCGACTATTCTGGGAAAGGGGACCACGGCCCTCCAACTGCTCTATCTCGTCTTGGTTCTGTTGGTGGCGTCCGGCGGGTACGATATTGCCTACCTCAATCCGCTGCTGTTTCTGATGGTGCTCGTCACCCTTTCGTCTGGTTTTCATTATTTGTACCGTGGGTTTCTTCGAGGAGGCACGCGCGAGGCCTGA
- the pilC gene encoding type II secretion system protein F yields MATFAYVGRTKQGAVRKGEVSAKSREEAVEQLKKQNLTVTTLEEKAGFSLSLGGGVGDKDIVVFTRQFGTMINAGLPLVQCLDILANQSENKVLCKAVGETKLAVEGGATLADALRKHPKVFDDLYCNMIHAGEMGGLLDTILNRLSKHIEKAMKLKGQIKSAMVYPASIIGVAVIVISVLMIWVIPIFAKMFTELSGGRMGLPGPTQLVINVSNFMQSYFLFIIAGAVAIGWATKKYYATAQGKLYIDTFLLKLPIFGDLIRKASTAKFTRTLGTLISSGVPLLEALTICAKTSGNKVIENTLLDARVSISGGKTIAEPLMKGNVFPKMVTQMIAVGESTGALDAMLGKIADFYEEEVDQAVAALTSLLEPLMMVFLGTIIGFIVVAMYLPIFTMASAIG; encoded by the coding sequence ATGGCAACCTTTGCCTACGTCGGTCGAACCAAACAAGGCGCGGTGCGAAAAGGTGAAGTCAGCGCGAAGAGCCGCGAGGAAGCGGTCGAGCAGCTCAAGAAGCAGAACCTGACCGTCACGACCTTAGAGGAGAAAGCCGGATTTAGTCTCAGTCTCGGGGGTGGTGTCGGCGACAAAGATATCGTCGTCTTCACGAGGCAGTTCGGCACGATGATCAACGCCGGCTTGCCGCTCGTGCAGTGTCTCGACATTCTGGCCAATCAGTCCGAAAACAAAGTGCTCTGCAAGGCGGTCGGAGAGACGAAGCTCGCCGTCGAGGGCGGAGCCACTCTTGCGGACGCACTGCGGAAACACCCGAAGGTCTTCGACGACCTGTACTGCAACATGATTCATGCCGGAGAGATGGGCGGCTTATTGGACACGATTCTCAACCGGCTCTCGAAGCACATCGAGAAGGCCATGAAGCTCAAGGGACAAATCAAGAGCGCCATGGTCTACCCGGCGTCCATCATCGGTGTGGCCGTGATCGTCATCAGCGTACTCATGATCTGGGTCATCCCCATTTTCGCCAAGATGTTCACGGAGCTGTCGGGGGGCAGGATGGGTCTGCCGGGACCGACGCAGCTCGTGATCAATGTCAGCAACTTCATGCAGAGCTATTTTCTCTTTATCATCGCCGGTGCGGTGGCGATCGGATGGGCGACTAAGAAGTACTATGCCACGGCCCAGGGAAAGCTCTATATCGATACGTTCCTGCTGAAATTGCCGATCTTCGGCGATCTCATTCGCAAGGCGTCCACCGCCAAGTTCACGCGCACGCTGGGGACACTGATTTCGAGCGGGGTGCCGTTGCTCGAGGCCTTGACGATCTGCGCCAAGACATCCGGCAACAAGGTGATCGAGAACACTCTGCTGGATGCGCGAGTGAGTATCAGCGGGGGGAAAACCATCGCCGAGCCCCTGATGAAGGGCAATGTCTTTCCCAAGATGGTGACCCAGATGATCGCGGTCGGCGAATCCACCGGAGCGTTGGACGCCATGCTTGGCAAGATCGCCGATTTCTACGAGGAAGAGGTCGACCAGGCGGTGGCCGCGCTGACGTCGTTGTTGGAACCGTTGATGATGGTCTTCCTCGGGACGATTATCGGCTTTATCGTCGTCGCGATGTACTTGCCGATCTTCACCATGGCCTCGGCCATCGGATAG
- the pilS gene encoding PAS domain-containing sensor histidine kinase yields the protein METMKARLYWLMGLRVVVVTLLLGLSLGLQITRGEREGMFYGLIAFAYGVTVPYLWILSRIKSDRWLAWLAYSQVALDLTLETMLVAKTGGIESPFVVLYIISVSLGSLVPGRSVAPMAGAAALVLFGLVARMQVAGDPAPDWLIPGRVPGEDAWRVWGLNSVAFLVVGLLSGALADQLRQADRTLHEKAEGLAQLQVFHQNVIQSISSGVFTTDERGCVTTFNRAALEIMGYGWDDVRGRDWRDLFNWHPASDSMEPDALSATTRFEVECKRSDGARLILGVTMAPLHERGVQTGQVGVFKDLTELRDLEEQMRRKEWLAKLGEMSAGMAHEIRNPLGALAGAMQILRKDASADEGNRHLMDIAVREARRLDEIITAFLQYAKPPALNLGEADVNHLLADTLELIQHEARSRKRITIATQLSTGPLPAQVDANQMKQVFWNLATNAFDAMKKKGGRLTIVTGHRWIETRERSGDVVEIAFEDTGEGIDKEHLDKIFLPFFTTKQTGSGLGLAAVHRIVDQHGGWIRVESQAGTGSRFIVCLPRAADGPRLWHEGREPWKKYS from the coding sequence ATGGAAACCATGAAGGCGCGCCTGTATTGGTTGATGGGCCTTCGGGTGGTCGTGGTCACGCTCCTGCTCGGGTTGTCTCTTGGGCTGCAGATTACCAGGGGCGAGCGGGAGGGGATGTTTTATGGCCTGATTGCCTTCGCCTACGGGGTGACGGTTCCCTACCTCTGGATCCTGTCTCGAATCAAAAGCGATCGCTGGTTGGCCTGGTTGGCGTACAGCCAGGTGGCCCTGGACCTGACCCTCGAAACGATGCTCGTGGCGAAGACGGGAGGGATCGAAAGTCCATTTGTGGTGCTCTACATCATCTCCGTGAGCCTGGGGAGTTTGGTCCCGGGGCGCAGTGTGGCCCCCATGGCGGGTGCAGCCGCGCTGGTGCTCTTTGGACTGGTCGCGCGGATGCAGGTCGCGGGGGATCCGGCTCCCGACTGGCTGATCCCCGGCCGAGTGCCGGGAGAGGATGCCTGGCGCGTATGGGGACTGAACAGCGTCGCCTTTCTGGTCGTTGGTCTGTTGAGCGGCGCGCTGGCGGATCAACTCCGGCAGGCAGACCGAACGTTGCACGAGAAGGCGGAGGGTCTGGCGCAACTGCAGGTCTTTCACCAGAACGTCATTCAGAGCATCAGCAGCGGGGTGTTCACGACGGACGAGCGAGGCTGCGTGACGACGTTCAACCGGGCGGCGCTCGAAATCATGGGGTATGGTTGGGATGACGTGCGCGGACGGGACTGGCGGGACCTCTTCAACTGGCATCCTGCGTCTGACTCGATGGAACCAGACGCGCTGTCGGCCACGACGCGATTCGAGGTCGAGTGCAAACGCTCCGATGGCGCGAGGCTGATCCTCGGCGTGACCATGGCGCCGTTGCACGAACGTGGCGTTCAAACAGGGCAAGTGGGGGTGTTCAAAGATCTGACGGAACTCCGCGATCTCGAAGAGCAGATGCGGCGAAAGGAGTGGTTGGCGAAGTTGGGAGAGATGTCGGCGGGGATGGCGCACGAGATCCGCAATCCGCTCGGGGCGCTCGCCGGCGCGATGCAGATTCTACGAAAGGATGCGAGCGCCGATGAGGGAAACCGGCATCTGATGGACATTGCCGTCCGTGAGGCCCGCCGACTCGATGAAATCATCACGGCGTTTCTCCAATACGCCAAGCCACCGGCACTGAATCTCGGCGAGGCGGATGTGAATCACCTGCTGGCCGATACCTTGGAACTGATCCAGCACGAAGCCCGCAGTCGGAAACGAATCACGATCGCGACACAGCTCAGCACGGGGCCGTTGCCCGCACAGGTCGACGCGAATCAGATGAAGCAAGTGTTCTGGAACCTGGCGACCAACGCGTTCGATGCGATGAAGAAGAAGGGCGGGCGGCTGACGATCGTGACCGGGCACCGATGGATCGAAACTCGCGAACGCAGCGGAGACGTCGTCGAGATTGCATTTGAGGACACCGGCGAGGGAATCGACAAGGAACACTTGGACAAGATTTTCTTGCCGTTTTTTACCACCAAACAGACGGGATCCGGGCTGGGACTGGCGGCCGTCCATCGCATCGTCGATCAGCACGGTGGCTGGATTCGAGTCGAGAGCCAAGCCGGCACGGGGTCCCGGTTTATCGTCTGCCTGCCGCGGGCGGCGGATGGGCCGAGACTCTGGCACGAAGGTAGGGAGCCGTGGAAAAAATACTCGTAG
- the pilR gene encoding acetoacetate metabolism regulatory protein AtoC, with translation MEKILVVDDEPSLRDVLSIMLKKAGYATNTASDGEEAVTQIGKEIYDLVITDLKMPGMGGMDVLKAVKSSSPDTVVLVVTAFGSAESAVEAMKLGAYDYLTKPFQIDEVQLTIRNALEKRRLSTENMLLKREMASHSSLSSIIGQSDAMQKVFDVIVKVADTRSNVLICGESGTGKELVARAIHYNSSRAHMPFVAVNCSAMPETLLESELFGHMKGSFTGAVSNKAGLFEVANGGSIFLDEIGDMSMPTQVKLLRVIQEREFRRVGGTQDVKVDVRIIAATNRDLERAVAEGTFREDLYYRLDVIPIRLPPLRVRTGDIPLLVQHFLDQFAKESGKPAPSIAPDAVQALLAHEWRGNVRELENLIERAVAFSSGGTITATDVRGWLHRPAPTQAASPTELPPEGLDLEGLICKIEKDLLLKALERTGWVKKKAARLLQLNTRSFRYRLEKYGIKGGQDEPNDPD, from the coding sequence GTGGAAAAAATACTCGTAGTCGACGATGAGCCAAGTTTGCGCGACGTGCTGAGCATCATGCTCAAGAAGGCCGGGTATGCCACCAATACGGCGTCCGATGGCGAGGAGGCCGTCACGCAAATCGGCAAGGAGATCTACGATCTCGTGATCACGGACTTGAAGATGCCGGGTATGGGCGGCATGGACGTGTTGAAAGCCGTGAAATCGTCATCGCCGGACACCGTGGTGCTCGTGGTCACGGCCTTCGGCTCGGCGGAGTCGGCCGTCGAGGCGATGAAGCTGGGGGCCTACGACTACCTGACGAAGCCGTTCCAGATCGACGAAGTGCAACTGACGATCCGGAACGCGCTGGAGAAACGTCGCCTGTCCACCGAGAACATGCTCCTCAAACGAGAAATGGCGAGCCACTCGTCGCTGTCGAGCATCATCGGACAAAGCGACGCGATGCAGAAGGTATTCGACGTCATCGTCAAGGTCGCCGATACGCGTAGCAACGTGTTGATCTGCGGTGAAAGCGGCACCGGAAAGGAATTGGTGGCACGCGCGATCCATTACAATAGTTCCCGCGCGCACATGCCCTTCGTCGCGGTCAACTGCAGCGCCATGCCGGAGACGTTGCTGGAGAGCGAGCTGTTCGGCCACATGAAGGGGTCGTTCACCGGAGCCGTGTCGAACAAGGCGGGGCTGTTCGAGGTCGCCAACGGCGGCAGCATCTTCTTGGACGAAATCGGCGACATGTCGATGCCGACGCAGGTGAAGCTCTTGCGCGTGATCCAGGAGCGGGAGTTCCGACGGGTCGGAGGGACGCAGGATGTGAAAGTCGACGTGCGGATCATCGCGGCCACCAATCGCGATCTCGAGCGGGCCGTGGCGGAAGGGACGTTCCGGGAGGATCTGTACTATCGTCTCGACGTAATCCCCATTCGGCTTCCCCCCTTGCGGGTCCGTACCGGAGATATTCCCCTGCTGGTGCAGCATTTCCTCGATCAGTTCGCCAAGGAGAGCGGCAAGCCGGCTCCGAGCATTGCGCCGGATGCCGTACAGGCGCTCCTCGCTCACGAGTGGCGCGGCAACGTCCGGGAACTCGAAAACCTGATCGAACGGGCCGTGGCGTTTTCGAGCGGCGGCACGATTACGGCCACGGACGTCCGCGGCTGGCTCCACCGTCCCGCGCCGACCCAGGCTGCCAGTCCGACCGAGCTGCCTCCGGAAGGGTTGGATTTGGAAGGCTTGATCTGTAAGATAGAAAAGGATTTGCTGCTCAAGGCCCTGGAGCGCACGGGCTGGGTCAAGAAAAAGGCCGCTCGGCTGCTGCAACTTAACACGCGATCCTTCCGCTATCGCCTCGAAAAATACGGCATCAAAGGTGGACAGGACGAGCCGAACGACCCCGACTGA
- the ispE gene encoding 4-diphosphocytidyl-2-C-methyl-D-erythritol kinase translates to MDRTSRTTPTDTATLAKVSSPAKVNLVLRILDRRPDGYHNLWSLMQTVGLADDLFISLDPSSTDIHLSCAHPEVPLGPTNLIHRAARAVLDRAGIEIGLHIELEKRIPMGAGLGGGSSNAAATVLGLNRLLGLKWTAATMTEVTASLGSDIPFFFSAPTAIISGRGERVTPLRMTGSRTLLLVNPGFGVETAWAYRTLAAGRSQSPRLAESLQRLTDSTTVDWGTLSPLMENDFEPVVFAAHPTLAAIKAALLAAGAESAFLSGTGATVFGVFQSKESAALALERLEIRPEWKAWVVPTAASPLAVQAVS, encoded by the coding sequence GTGGACAGGACGAGCCGAACGACCCCGACTGACACGGCCACTCTGGCGAAGGTCTCATCGCCGGCCAAGGTCAACCTGGTCCTTCGCATCCTCGATCGCCGGCCGGACGGGTACCACAACCTCTGGTCCCTCATGCAGACCGTCGGATTGGCCGACGATCTCTTCATCAGTCTCGATCCGTCATCGACGGACATCCATCTCTCCTGCGCGCATCCCGAGGTTCCGCTTGGACCGACCAATCTGATCCATCGGGCCGCACGGGCGGTCCTCGACCGGGCCGGGATCGAGATCGGGCTGCACATCGAACTCGAGAAGCGCATTCCGATGGGAGCGGGCCTTGGAGGCGGCAGCAGCAACGCGGCCGCGACGGTGCTGGGGTTGAACCGGCTGCTCGGTCTCAAGTGGACGGCCGCTACGATGACGGAGGTCACCGCCTCGCTTGGGAGCGATATCCCGTTTTTCTTCTCCGCTCCCACCGCGATTATTTCGGGACGGGGAGAGCGGGTGACTCCCCTGCGCATGACGGGCAGCCGGACGCTCCTGCTCGTCAATCCAGGGTTCGGCGTGGAAACCGCGTGGGCGTATCGAACCCTTGCGGCCGGTCGATCGCAGTCGCCTCGGCTTGCCGAATCCCTGCAGCGCCTCACCGATTCAACGACAGTGGATTGGGGAACCCTCAGCCCGCTCATGGAGAACGATTTCGAGCCGGTCGTCTTTGCCGCGCATCCCACCCTGGCAGCGATCAAGGCCGCATTGCTCGCTGCCGGAGCCGAATCGGCGTTTCTGTCCGGTACCGGAGCGACGGTGTTCGGCGTGTTCCAGAGCAAAGAGTCGGCGGCCTTGGCCCTCGAACGCCTTGAGATTCGGCCGGAATGGAAGGCCTGGGTCGTCCCGACCGCCGCGAGCCCGCTCGCCGTTCAGGCCGTGTCCTGA